The following DNA comes from Cellulophaga sp. HaHa_2_95.
CTACAGAAGTTCCAGTAGAAACCGATAAAAAGCTAGCGATAATAAAGATGCCCACATAAATATATTGAAGTGCAATATAATCTAACCCAAGGTTTACAATGGCATCTACACTACCTGTTTCATTGGTAATTGCGGCAAATGCACCCGCCAATAAATAGATAAGGCACATGGTCAATATTTTAGCATCTCCACAACCTTTGAGTAAGGTATTTATTTTGGAATCTATAGATTGTTTAAATAAAACAAAAGCAACGATAATACCCACAATAACGGCAATTGGAGCCGGCAGCGCATAGAAATCATTTTGATAGATGCCCACGCCTAAAAATGTAAAAACAAATACGAATAGGGGAATTAATGCCGAAAATTTAGGAATACGTTCTTTTTTCTGTGCCATCTGATCTTTTACTTAAAAAAAAGAAATAGCAGCAATAAATCGAAATATGAACTAACATTGGTTCCAAGTAATTGGCTTATCTCTTTAGCACCTTGCTCGTTAGTGCAGGTTGCTATCTCTTTTTTTGAGATTCTTGATAATTATTTTAAGGCGGCAAATTTAGGGTATTAAAAGCAGAACTTTCTCTTAAAAAAAGTTAATTCTTAGAAAGATTTTTTATGAATTTTGCTGCTATTTTTTTTAAATAGAATATTAGATAGACCATCAGGACAGTTAGTAAAATTAAAGATCAAGCAAACCATTTTGGTGTACTTGATCTTTGATTAGTAATACGGTGTAGACTTATAACAAATCTAGCAAGTGCTATTTTAAAAGTAACTAGTCAAAATAAGACTGTAGTTCCTTTTTTATGTTCTCCCATTGCGATTTATCTCCAGTGATAACTTGTGCTACTTCTTTTACTTTTGCTGTACCAAATCCTATGGCTTCTTTAAGTCCAATATGTGGTGGTAATGATAACTCGCCACTACTCACTACAGCATCAATAATAAAAGGTTTTGTACTATTTTTTGCTTGCTGTATGGCAGCGCCTATATCTTTTGCATGTTCTACGCGTACCCCGTCACCGCCGCACAGCTTAGCATAGTCTGCAAAGTTAACATTGGTTTCATGCAAGGCATCTAAGCTTGCCGCTAAACCTACTTCTTCCATTTCTAACTTTACGAAACTCAGTTCAGAATTATTAAAGACTAGGATTTTAACGGGTAGCTTATATCGTACCGCTGTAATAAAATCTTGCATCGCCATATTAAAAGCACCGTCACCACTAAGGCACCAAATTTCTTTCTCAGGATGCGCTAATTGCGCTCCTATAGCAGATGGCAGGCCTACTGCCATAGAACCATGATTAAAAGAGCCAATGAGGCGTCTCTGTTTGTTAAACGAAATATGATGTGCAGCCCATATGGCAGAGGTTCCCGTTTCTACGGTAAAAATGGCGTCATCCGCAGCATATTCATTTACAAAGCCCGCAAATATCTGTGGATGTAAAGGTTCGTTCTCACGTGTTGGAGAAGCTTGTTCTTTCATGTTTTCTTTCCAATTAAGAAAGCTTTTTCTTAGTTTATCAAGAAATGAGGCATCGTCTTTCTGATGTATCTTAGGATTTAGTAAGGTTAAAAATGAAGAGATATCACTCCAAACCCCTAAAGAAACAGCGGTTCTATTTCCTATATTTTCCTGTCTAATGTCTACCTGAATGGTTTTTGTATCATGAGGTAAAAAATCAATATACGGAAAATCGGTTCCTAGCATCAATAACAAATCGCATTTCATTACGGCATTGTAACCAGAAGGATTCCCGATTAAACCCGTAAGTCCCACTACATTTTCTGTGTCGTGATCAAAAATGTCACTAGCACGTAAACTGTGTGTGATGGGGGCGTTCAATTTTTTTGAAAGGGTTAGTACTGCTTCTCTACTCTCTCTACATCCGTCACCAGCTAAAATACCGATAGTTTTAGCAGTATTTAAAAGTGCAGCAGCTTCAGAAACGGTTTCCTCATCGGGTACCAAACGAGAAGCGTATGTTTGTATAGGGTGAATAAATTGCTGATTTTCGGCTTTCATTTCTGCCACATTCGCTGGCAATTCTATTCTGCATACCGTATTATTAGCTAAGGCTGTTTTAATAGCGCGTTGAATAATCATAGGTGCTTGCTCTGGTGTTTTAATAATCGCCTGATATTCACAAACATCATCAAATACCTTTTTCAAATCTACCTCCTGAAAAAAGCTAGTTCCTTGTTGTCGTTGATCTATTTGTCCTGTGATGGCAATTAGTGGGGTGCGTTCCTTCTTAGCGTTGTATAAGCCATTAATTAAGTGTAATGCTCCAGGACCTACTGTTCCTGCACAGACTCCTAATCTTCCGGTGGTCTGGCTTTGGCCAAAGGCAGCAAAAGAGGCATTACCTTCGTGTTTCATTCCTATCCAATCTACGCTATCGCGCTCTTCTATTGCTTTTACAAAAAAGTTCAAGGCATCACCAGTCACGCCATATACATGATCTACGCCGACGCTTTCTAGGATATCTAATAATTGTTCTGATACATTTTTAGACATAATTATAAATTTTAAAGATTCTGTTTTTTTTAAAGTCTCTATAGCAGGTATATTGCCCTGAGATTGCTCATCAATTGATTATTTTAGGGCTGTGGCCATCTTCTAGTAATTCGTTGCTATAAAATACCTTACGGATATGTGAAAATTTATCTATTTTCCAATGACTCTTGCCGTAACCATACCAAATACAATGTGACCAATAGTCATAGCAACCAATCGCATAGGCATTGAGCCATCCATCGGAGGCATTTCCAATAACATCCCCATCCCCTTCATCCCTATTTGGGCTAGCACTAGGGCTACAATACCAAAGGCAATTCCTTTTAGCCAGATATTTGTTATAGACACGTTGGGTGCAAAAATATACCCGTACAATAGGGCGAAAGTAATTCCCATTATAAAGTGTAATATCCACCCTATAGTGATAGAAACTCCCATGGCGCCCCCTAAAAGTTTCCAAGGTGCCATTTCTGGCATTCCAATATTTGGAGCCATAATCATAATAAGAGTCATAATTACGGTTCCTAAAATTCCTGCTGCTACATATTTTGTAAATTGATGGTTCATTTTTTTGTGGTTTTAATTTGATGTAACTGTTCGTAAGTGAAAATCTTATAGCATTTGGAATCCTACTAGTTTTAAAAGGGTATGCTATGAATTACTAAGAGGCAAGGTAGGGGCGATTTTGACGCTTTATTGCTTCGTACCACTAGATTATTGCCCCATATGATTTAAGGTATTTATTGGATATCTAAAAATTGTACTTAAAGCCCATCGTTTAAAACAGCATTTTGACCCTGAAAAATCGAATTGGAAATTAGGGTGCAGGAAAGATCGTTTGCACTACAAACGCTTTTACTATTAATTCGTTTTAAGCTCATGAGCTTGATAAAAATTTTAGAAAAGCGATTCCAAAAATCATAGAGATTGGATATTCTAAGAATGGAGGATAGGGAAGAGAGGCTTATTTTATCTATATAATATACAGTCAGCTTTTCCCAGAATACTAGGGTGTTGAGCTTGTTTGTAAAATAAAAAAAACCTGCCCTTTAGAAAAGGCAGGTTTTTATGACCATATTGAATGTGAAGTATGTTGTTATTCTTTAGAAGCCGAAGGCTTAAATTTGTAGGTAATACCAAAATTAATTCCAAAAGAAGAATAAGGCACTTTTTGCGACAATCTTTTGGTAGTATCTGTATCACTACTTGATAAGTTGTCTACGTAAGTTGTTTTCTTGTTGGTGCCATCAGGTAGGTTGTCTATAGAAAATACACCAGCAGCAGCAACAGTTCCATCAGGTAAAACGATATCCGTATTAAATTCTGAAATCTCAGAATCTTTACGCTTTAAGCTAATCCCATAATATTCTGCTTCAGCGAAAAGGCTAAGGTTAGGACTTAATTCATAGTTATATCCAAGAGCAGCTACGAAACCGATTGGAAAATGTCCGTGAAAATCTTCTTTATAATTCGTTTCGGAGTAGGATCCAGAAGGTAAATTTTGAGCTTCAGCCTCTTGATCCGTAAATACTGCTTTGTTATATACTACAGCTTCTGTTTTACCAGCAACCTTGAACAAACCACCTATACGTCCAAAAACATTATTATTAAATTTGTAAACCAATGAAGCAGATCCTCCAAAAGCACGTGCTCTAGCAATGGCGTTTACTTGTTGACTTGTGGAATTTACAACCGTAACATCTTGGTCAGATCCATGTAAGTATCCTAAACTTACGTCTGCTCCGAAAGTATCATTAAAAAAATACGTACCTCTTATTTGAAAATTGACTCCTTCACCGTAACTTCCGTAGGAGTTCTCAACATTTGCTCCTGTTTCAGAAACAGTAGTTATTTCTCCTAATTTCATTCCGGCACTACCTACTGCATATCCAGTACTGGCAGAAACTTGAAATTGACTGTATGCTGAACTTGTCATTATAAGCGCAGTAAGCGCTATAAAAATATGTTTCATAAAATTTGATTTTAGTTATTAAATTAATTTTTAAAAGTTATGTATTGAGTTTTAATTGTGGGTAAATATACTTTTTTTTGCGTGTTGCAATAGTTAAAACCGGTGTAAGAATTAGTTTACTTTACAAAGTTTTAACTTTTTTTAAAACTATCTATTTATCGTTCAATTACTTAGAGCTTTTGTTCCTAAAGATGAGTATAAGTAGTAAATGTTAAATTGAGGAGAAAAAGGGTGTAAATACGGCTTTTTGTAAATCAAGTTAATAGTATATAGAAAATTAGTCGTATCATTTGTAGCTTTTTTTATTCATTTACTCGTTCAAATCCGTTGATAGTTTCTTAGAGTTTTATATATTTAAAATCTAAAAATGTTTATAGGTTGAAATTAGTAAAACAAAAGAAACTCTATTTTTCTGAAGGAAAATCGGATAAAGTTTATGAAGTAGATCTCTGTGAAAATCAAGATCTATTTGTGGTAAACTTCAGGTACGGGAGGCGAGGAGCACAGTTACGGGAAGGCACCAAAACTGTTTTTCCAGTAGCTTATGAAGAAGCTTATAAAATTTTTAATGCACTTATTGATAGTAAAGAAAAAAAAGGATACTCCGATACGGTACTGGAAGTATCGGCTGAAACTTCTAAGATTCCAAGTTCTTCTGTACATACAATTAGAGAAGAAACTATCTTAAAATATTTGCAACAAGCTTTAACCCATACGTATACAAGGAACTGGAAGACATCGCGTATTATTTTAAGAGCAGGAACCTTAAAAATGGTTGCTGCTTCAGATGTGATTGCTCAATTTTTATCAGCAACGGATGAATTTCAGCAACATAACGCCATAACCGTATTAGCACAATTTGGAAATACTACATATACCCAAAAAATTTTAGAAGTCTTTAAACAACATACTTTCAAAACGATAGCGGGTAGAGCAGCATGTGCCTATATTTTAAAGTACGGAAATACTGTAGACCAACAAGTTATTCACACAGAAGTCTCTAAGTATGTATCTGAAGATCAGATTCATTCTTTACCCATGCACTATATTAGCGGGAATACCGTGGATGCCTCTCTGTTGTATTATGCGTATGTTTTCGCTAATAAGAATGAGGCCTTACGCCACAAGATATACCAACTATTAGACAAAATTACGTTAGAGGTTAATATATTTAAGTCTATTAGATACATATATAGAACATCACAAATTACAAATGATATTTCATTCTTTGCGTTACTTTCCAAGCGTATAGCTGTAAGTAAACCTGGATATACATCAGACTATATTTATAGCAACGATTCATGGGTACTAGCCATAGATGAAAAGAAGAAAGAGAACCCTTCTATAGCTTTTTCAGCTAAGACAAAAAATTATTTCAATAAAGCAACCTACAAGAAAGTATATGAATTAAGCACCGAAAATACAGAGGCTTATATTAACTATGCTACAGAAACGCTATGTGCGCTAAATGACGAGGATGATGGCGCAAAACAAGATGTTCAATATGCCTACAATTATGATTCCTATACAGGTCGTTATACTTCGGAGAAAAGAATTTTCCCTAAATACCATAACTACCTAGCTTTAATGTACATTTTGTACGGGAACTCATCAAGAGTACAGCATTTAAAAAATAAATGGTATTATGTAGAGGAAATTCAACCAGATAGCCCCAGAGAAGAGGCGCTATCCAGTGTTTGGGATACAAAACCAGATAATGTGATAAGTATTTTAGCTAATGCTAAAAGTACGATTGCGGTAGATTTTTCATTGCGAATTATAAAAGAAAATGCACATTTTTTAGATACAATTAATGATGATTTGATAGCGAAGTTGGTAAGTCATTACCAGCCGAAGGTATTAGATTTAATTCTTGATATTTTAGAAAACAAGTACAAAATAACGCAACCGGAGGAACTTGTTTTATTGGCACTTTTGAAATCTAAAAACGAAAAAGCAATTCAATTAGGATTGGGTTGGCTAAAAACCTACGAACGTAATTATTTTGATAACAGCCACTTTATGCCAGCTTTACTACTTAGTAATGCTATGGAAGTAATCACTTATTTGAAAACCTTATTTCAATACAATCTCCCTTATGATCATCCTATTCAAATTACATCCTTACGACCCCTTTTTGACCCTATAAATAGTTTTAATAAAGATTTTTTAATTGCTGTTAATGAGCTGATTGGTGAGTCGGAATTTGGTAAACTCTTAAAGGAAACACCTTCCCATAAAATTGCAGAACTATCTAATTCTAATCTAATAACTAATAAATTATTTGCACTCAATCTGGCAAAATATAATAGTGTACCTGCCTATGAGTTATTTAAAGACTCGTTCGAGGAGTACATCAACTCAGATGAAGCGGCCCTACGAAAAGCAGGAATTGCATTGTTAGCTCATTTTCCAGATGATTTTTTATTAGCAAATAAACAAGATATTGTAGGGTTTTTATTTTCTGAATTTCAGGAAGTCAGAGAAGCTATTCAGCCGACTATTGAACGATTAGTAAACTTAGACCAAGCTTTTAAAGCTAATTTACTGCACCAGTTATTACAAGTTCTAACAGAGCCAGAAACGTATCAAGGGGTGCATCAGAATTGTTATGAGTTACTGATTAAGTATTTCGAAAGAGATTTGTCGTCTTTATCCAAAGAGCATATTATGAGCCTTATAGGATCAAAATATGAGAGTGCTCAGAATTTAGGAGCTCCAATTTTTGAAAAAAACATCAGCCTTTCTAGCTTAACGATGCTAGAATTGGTGCAATTAGCACATAGTGATGTCTATTTAATTAGAGCAAAATTATATAACTTTTTCAAGGAAAATAAAGCCCGTGTTAATTATGAGCTAGAAGATGCATTGCATATTTTTAATACAGAATGGCAAGATGTTATAGATTGGGCTTGTACGTATTTTGAGGAACATATAGAAACAAAAAACTGGACGATAGAAATGCTTTTATATGCATGTGATCACGTGAAACAAGATGTTCAGGCTTTTGGAATGAAAATGGTCACGAAACA
Coding sequences within:
- a CDS encoding thiamine pyrophosphate-dependent enzyme, which gives rise to MSKNVSEQLLDILESVGVDHVYGVTGDALNFFVKAIEERDSVDWIGMKHEGNASFAAFGQSQTTGRLGVCAGTVGPGALHLINGLYNAKKERTPLIAITGQIDQRQQGTSFFQEVDLKKVFDDVCEYQAIIKTPEQAPMIIQRAIKTALANNTVCRIELPANVAEMKAENQQFIHPIQTYASRLVPDEETVSEAAALLNTAKTIGILAGDGCRESREAVLTLSKKLNAPITHSLRASDIFDHDTENVVGLTGLIGNPSGYNAVMKCDLLLMLGTDFPYIDFLPHDTKTIQVDIRQENIGNRTAVSLGVWSDISSFLTLLNPKIHQKDDASFLDKLRKSFLNWKENMKEQASPTRENEPLHPQIFAGFVNEYAADDAIFTVETGTSAIWAAHHISFNKQRRLIGSFNHGSMAVGLPSAIGAQLAHPEKEIWCLSGDGAFNMAMQDFITAVRYKLPVKILVFNNSELSFVKLEMEEVGLAASLDALHETNVNFADYAKLCGGDGVRVEHAKDIGAAIQQAKNSTKPFIIDAVVSSGELSLPPHIGLKEAIGFGTAKVKEVAQVITGDKSQWENIKKELQSYFD
- a CDS encoding DUF1440 domain-containing protein, with protein sequence MNHQFTKYVAAGILGTVIMTLIMIMAPNIGMPEMAPWKLLGGAMGVSITIGWILHFIMGITFALLYGYIFAPNVSITNIWLKGIAFGIVALVLAQIGMKGMGMLLEMPPMDGSMPMRLVAMTIGHIVFGMVTARVIGK
- a CDS encoding outer membrane beta-barrel protein — protein: MKHIFIALTALIMTSSAYSQFQVSASTGYAVGSAGMKLGEITTVSETGANVENSYGSYGEGVNFQIRGTYFFNDTFGADVSLGYLHGSDQDVTVVNSTSQQVNAIARARAFGGSASLVYKFNNNVFGRIGGLFKVAGKTEAVVYNKAVFTDQEAEAQNLPSGSYSETNYKEDFHGHFPIGFVAALGYNYELSPNLSLFAEAEYYGISLKRKDSEISEFNTDIVLPDGTVAAAGVFSIDNLPDGTNKKTTYVDNLSSSDTDTTKRLSQKVPYSSFGINFGITYKFKPSASKE
- a CDS encoding WGR domain-containing protein, which encodes MKLVKQKKLYFSEGKSDKVYEVDLCENQDLFVVNFRYGRRGAQLREGTKTVFPVAYEEAYKIFNALIDSKEKKGYSDTVLEVSAETSKIPSSSVHTIREETILKYLQQALTHTYTRNWKTSRIILRAGTLKMVAASDVIAQFLSATDEFQQHNAITVLAQFGNTTYTQKILEVFKQHTFKTIAGRAACAYILKYGNTVDQQVIHTEVSKYVSEDQIHSLPMHYISGNTVDASLLYYAYVFANKNEALRHKIYQLLDKITLEVNIFKSIRYIYRTSQITNDISFFALLSKRIAVSKPGYTSDYIYSNDSWVLAIDEKKKENPSIAFSAKTKNYFNKATYKKVYELSTENTEAYINYATETLCALNDEDDGAKQDVQYAYNYDSYTGRYTSEKRIFPKYHNYLALMYILYGNSSRVQHLKNKWYYVEEIQPDSPREEALSSVWDTKPDNVISILANAKSTIAVDFSLRIIKENAHFLDTINDDLIAKLVSHYQPKVLDLILDILENKYKITQPEELVLLALLKSKNEKAIQLGLGWLKTYERNYFDNSHFMPALLLSNAMEVITYLKTLFQYNLPYDHPIQITSLRPLFDPINSFNKDFLIAVNELIGESEFGKLLKETPSHKIAELSNSNLITNKLFALNLAKYNSVPAYELFKDSFEEYINSDEAALRKAGIALLAHFPDDFLLANKQDIVGFLFSEFQEVREAIQPTIERLVNLDQAFKANLLHQLLQVLTEPETYQGVHQNCYELLIKYFERDLSSLSKEHIMSLIGSKYESAQNLGAPIFEKNISLSSLTMLELVQLAHSDVYLIRAKLYNFFKENKARVNYELEDALHIFNTEWQDVIDWACTYFEEHIETKNWTIEMLLYACDHVKQDVQAFGMKMVTKHFSEDKGLPLLKKLQEHPTERMQFFVTNYLEGYAKDKHEVILALENYFKTSLFRINSNRAAKTRIYAFLEQEALKNEEVAVMTVRIISVILGTKTLRDKSRSIDILLAIAVQYPTVEVPLLIHDLSNEI